A window of Opitutus sp. ER46 contains these coding sequences:
- a CDS encoding biotin/lipoyl-containing protein — protein sequence MDTFLIDVPMPSMGATVNELTVIAVKTQPGEAVKKGQKLAELESDKSVFEFEAPCDGTIRGVLVKAGDVIASGAPFLQIETADASLRHLESKATAKAGGATAPAAAPMPAAALVWTPRAVKLAQEAGLDHTQITDIEATGPGGRVSGDDVTRYLASRKS from the coding sequence ATGGATACCTTCCTGATCGATGTTCCGATGCCCTCCATGGGCGCCACCGTGAATGAGCTGACCGTGATCGCGGTGAAGACCCAGCCCGGCGAGGCCGTGAAGAAGGGTCAGAAGCTGGCCGAACTCGAAAGCGACAAGTCGGTGTTCGAGTTCGAGGCCCCCTGCGATGGCACCATCCGCGGCGTGCTCGTGAAGGCCGGCGACGTGATCGCCTCCGGCGCACCTTTCCTGCAGATCGAGACGGCGGACGCCTCCCTCCGGCACCTCGAATCGAAGGCCACGGCGAAGGCCGGCGGCGCTACCGCGCCCGCCGCAGCCCCCATGCCGGCCGCCGCGCTCGTCTGGACCCCCCGCGCCGTGAAACTGGCTCAGGAAGCCGGCCTCGATCACACGCAAATCACCGACATTGAGGCAACTGGACCAGGTGGGCGGGTTTCAGGTGACGACGTCACCCGCTACCTCGCGTCTCGGAAATCGTAG
- a CDS encoding adenosine kinase, which yields MPSFDLIGVGSPIMDLLARVTDDFLARNVAGEKGGMVLVDATEMQRILGLLEGEPAYATGGSSANATYNATRLGLRTTFLGKLGNDELARVYRHRFQTIGVDTSRFKTGSVPNARCLALVTPDAQRTLRTDLGAAMTLAPQEITAADFRDCRHAHIEGYLVFNRALAEAVLSAARAAGCTTSIDLSSFEIVHDARAWIFAQLHKGIDVVFANEDEIRALFEDQTSDFPTLARRLASYGVLAAVKVGRDGAWIAQGNDLHRIEPVAVANVIDTNGAGDSWAAGFLFGYLRGWPLPACGAVASLLGAETVMHLGPIIPQTHWELLLPRALGLGPRANAAR from the coding sequence ATGCCCAGCTTCGATCTGATCGGTGTCGGTTCTCCCATCATGGACCTGCTCGCGCGGGTCACGGACGATTTTCTGGCCCGCAACGTGGCCGGCGAGAAGGGCGGCATGGTCCTGGTCGATGCCACTGAGATGCAGCGCATCCTGGGCCTGCTCGAGGGCGAACCGGCCTACGCGACCGGCGGCTCTTCGGCCAACGCAACGTACAACGCAACCCGGCTGGGCCTGCGCACCACATTCCTCGGCAAGCTGGGCAACGACGAACTCGCCCGCGTTTACCGTCACCGTTTCCAGACGATCGGCGTCGACACCAGCCGCTTCAAGACCGGCTCCGTCCCCAACGCCCGCTGTCTGGCCCTGGTGACGCCCGACGCCCAGCGCACGCTCCGCACCGACTTGGGCGCGGCGATGACGCTCGCGCCGCAGGAGATCACCGCGGCCGACTTCCGCGACTGCCGCCACGCCCACATCGAGGGCTACCTGGTGTTCAACCGCGCGCTCGCCGAGGCCGTCCTCAGCGCCGCCCGCGCCGCCGGCTGCACCACCAGCATCGATCTTTCCTCCTTCGAGATTGTGCACGACGCGCGCGCCTGGATCTTCGCGCAGCTGCACAAGGGCATCGACGTGGTTTTCGCCAACGAAGACGAGATCCGCGCCCTGTTTGAGGACCAGACGTCCGACTTCCCCACCCTCGCCCGTCGGCTCGCGAGCTATGGTGTCCTCGCCGCGGTCAAGGTCGGCCGCGACGGCGCGTGGATCGCCCAAGGCAACGACCTCCACCGCATCGAGCCCGTCGCCGTCGCCAACGTGATCGACACGAACGGCGCGGGCGACTCCTGGGCGGCCGGCTTCCTCTTTGGCTACCTGCGCGGCTGGCCGCTGCCGGCCTGCGGCGCCGTCGCCTCGCTCCTCGGCGCCGAGACCGTGATGCACCTGGGCCCGATCATCCCGCAGACGCACTGGGAGCTGCTGCTGCCACGCGCGCTCGGGCTCGGACCGCGCGCCAACGCCGCCCGCTGA
- a CDS encoding TonB-dependent receptor produces MKPNPPSSVVRRVLLAIAACFVFATASFAQTAPAATGTVAGRVLNTTNGMYLNNAQISIEGTLRSTVTNEYGDFRLTDLPAGDVRLKVFYTGLAPQTVTVRVLPGQTVQQDVLLAATGEASDVVKLDEYTVAAARPANAADIAVNEQRFSANIKNVVAADAFGDVTEGNIGEFVKYLPGVTVDYVAADVRTISVRGFADNFTSVSVDGARTASAASGSSIRTFELEQVSINNVSRVEVTKEPTPDMPADGLGGAVNLVSRNAFEQGKATFRYRAYLSFNNEDTKAFSSTPGPGTEKTYKVLPGFDFNYVLPLSKTLGIVVNGLTSNQFNEQHRSQPTWRMSGAGSSLTAPYLRQYQMQDGPKNTYRDSGSIKVDWRITPTQVLSASVQANYYHSFFGNRNLNWDVGSNNVPSPATGVALTYGPDFTAGATGRGSVSQGAAFRDKYGRLTALALTYRYTDNGWEVNSNANISVSKSWYRDLERGHFSGLNTTLVGVSRVNYDGISPERPAKLTALNASGVELSPYDLGNYRVTTLRTQPLDAKDQFKNFQLAAKRELGALKFPASIKLGYDVRRQDRDIRRYQSDITYVGPDGVANSADDGAAQYLDTIYFNEDPSWGFPSIQWADPYKLADLYRTKPAYFSLTTAQAATTEKFRIGNSQRFRETVHAPFLQLEATLFDNQLRVVTGARYERTEDVGLGALVDPRNAFNNDGSRRTEAGAVGSVQEVWITRRERGFKAEKSYGALYPSLHLTYNIRENFLARFAYARTLGRPDFGNILPSVRVNDTSAADSSDGLGSIPAMTVIATNPNLKPWQADSYDASLEYYFPKGGVVSAGGFYKEISNFFGTTSTLLTAADAAEFDLDPAYVGVLTLQRSVNIGSAKVSGAEFNYTQSLALLPWSWGRYFTLSANGTSLHLQGPNNADFNRFVPRSGNLGLTFSKKPFVVMVKWNYRGRQRNSLQSSTGTNVYEYYDSRTNLDVNFEYTFSKRFAFFANARNILNTPQVLERYATETPGYAHLYRAEEFGIQFALGVRGTF; encoded by the coding sequence ATGAAACCTAACCCACCCAGCTCAGTCGTACGCCGCGTTCTACTGGCGATCGCCGCGTGCTTCGTGTTCGCCACCGCCTCGTTCGCCCAGACCGCCCCCGCCGCCACCGGCACCGTCGCGGGACGCGTGCTCAACACCACCAACGGCATGTACCTCAACAACGCCCAAATCAGCATTGAGGGCACACTCCGCTCCACCGTCACCAACGAGTACGGCGACTTCCGATTGACCGACCTGCCCGCCGGCGACGTCCGCCTCAAGGTATTCTACACCGGCCTCGCCCCGCAGACCGTCACCGTCCGCGTCCTCCCCGGCCAGACGGTGCAGCAGGATGTGCTCCTCGCCGCCACCGGCGAGGCGTCCGACGTCGTGAAGCTCGACGAGTACACCGTCGCCGCCGCCCGCCCCGCCAACGCCGCCGACATCGCGGTGAACGAGCAGCGCTTCTCGGCCAACATCAAGAACGTCGTCGCCGCCGACGCGTTCGGTGACGTCACCGAGGGCAACATCGGCGAGTTCGTGAAGTACCTCCCCGGCGTGACGGTCGACTACGTCGCCGCCGATGTGCGCACGATTTCGGTGCGCGGCTTCGCCGACAACTTCACGTCCGTGAGTGTGGACGGCGCCCGCACCGCCAGCGCGGCCTCCGGCAGCTCCATCCGCACCTTCGAGCTGGAGCAGGTTTCCATCAACAACGTGTCCCGCGTCGAGGTGACGAAGGAGCCCACGCCCGACATGCCGGCCGATGGTCTTGGCGGCGCGGTGAATCTCGTCAGCCGCAACGCGTTTGAGCAGGGCAAGGCCACCTTCCGCTACCGCGCGTACCTGTCGTTCAACAACGAGGACACGAAGGCGTTCTCGTCCACCCCCGGGCCCGGCACGGAAAAGACCTACAAGGTGCTCCCGGGATTCGACTTCAACTACGTCCTCCCGCTCTCGAAGACGCTCGGCATCGTGGTGAACGGGCTCACCTCGAACCAATTCAACGAACAGCACCGCTCGCAGCCGACCTGGCGCATGAGCGGCGCCGGCTCGTCCCTCACCGCCCCGTACCTGCGGCAGTACCAGATGCAGGACGGCCCCAAGAACACCTACCGCGACTCCGGCAGCATCAAAGTCGACTGGCGCATCACCCCGACCCAGGTCCTCTCCGCCAGCGTGCAGGCGAATTATTACCACTCGTTCTTCGGCAACCGGAACCTCAACTGGGACGTCGGCAGCAACAACGTGCCCTCCCCCGCCACCGGCGTCGCGCTCACCTACGGACCCGATTTCACCGCCGGCGCCACGGGCCGCGGCTCCGTCAGCCAGGGTGCCGCCTTCCGCGACAAATACGGCCGGCTCACGGCGCTCGCGCTGACGTACCGCTACACCGACAACGGCTGGGAGGTGAACAGCAACGCCAACATCTCCGTCTCCAAGTCCTGGTACCGCGACCTTGAGCGCGGCCATTTTTCGGGCCTGAACACCACCCTGGTCGGCGTCTCGCGCGTCAACTACGACGGCATCAGCCCGGAGCGGCCCGCGAAGCTCACCGCCCTGAATGCCAGCGGTGTCGAACTCAGCCCGTATGATCTCGGCAACTACCGCGTGACCACGCTGCGCACCCAGCCGCTCGACGCCAAGGACCAGTTCAAGAACTTCCAGCTCGCCGCCAAGCGCGAGCTCGGGGCCCTGAAGTTCCCGGCCTCGATCAAGCTCGGCTACGACGTCCGCCGGCAGGACCGCGACATCCGCCGCTACCAGTCCGACATCACCTACGTCGGCCCCGATGGCGTCGCCAACTCCGCCGACGACGGCGCGGCGCAGTACCTCGACACGATCTACTTCAACGAAGACCCAAGCTGGGGCTTCCCGTCGATTCAGTGGGCCGACCCATACAAGCTCGCGGACCTCTATCGCACCAAGCCGGCCTACTTCTCGCTGACCACCGCGCAGGCGGCCACGACCGAGAAGTTCCGCATCGGCAATTCGCAGCGCTTCCGCGAGACCGTGCACGCGCCCTTCCTCCAGCTCGAGGCCACGCTGTTCGACAACCAGCTGCGCGTTGTCACCGGCGCCCGTTACGAGCGCACCGAGGACGTGGGGCTCGGCGCCCTCGTGGATCCGCGCAACGCGTTCAACAACGACGGCTCACGGCGCACCGAGGCCGGGGCCGTCGGCTCCGTCCAGGAGGTCTGGATCACGCGCCGCGAGCGCGGTTTCAAAGCCGAGAAAAGCTACGGCGCGCTGTATCCGAGCCTCCACCTCACCTACAACATCCGGGAGAACTTCCTGGCCCGCTTCGCCTACGCCCGCACCCTCGGCCGCCCCGATTTTGGCAACATCCTCCCAAGCGTGCGCGTAAACGACACCAGCGCCGCCGACAGCTCCGACGGCCTCGGCAGCATCCCCGCCATGACGGTCATCGCCACCAACCCGAACCTGAAGCCCTGGCAGGCCGACAGCTATGACGCCTCGCTCGAGTACTACTTCCCGAAAGGCGGCGTCGTCTCAGCCGGCGGGTTCTACAAGGAGATTTCCAACTTCTTTGGCACAACCAGCACGCTGCTCACGGCCGCCGACGCGGCGGAGTTTGACCTCGATCCCGCCTACGTCGGCGTCCTCACGCTGCAGCGTTCCGTGAACATCGGCTCGGCCAAGGTCTCCGGCGCCGAGTTCAACTACACGCAGTCGCTCGCGCTGCTCCCCTGGTCCTGGGGGCGGTATTTTACCCTGAGCGCCAACGGCACCTCCCTGCACCTGCAGGGCCCGAACAACGCGGACTTCAACCGCTTCGTGCCCCGCAGCGGCAACCTGGGCCTGACGTTCAGCAAGAAGCCCTTCGTCGTAATGGTGAAATGGAACTACCGCGGGCGGCAGCGGAACAGCCTCCAGTCATCCACCGGCACCAACGTGTACGAGTACTACGATTCCCGCACGAACCTCGACGTGAACTTCGAGTACACGTTCAGCAAACGCTTCGCCTTCTTCGCGAACGCCCGCAACATCCTGAACACGCCGCAGGTGCTTGAGCGTTACGCCACTGAGACCCCCGGCTACGCCCACCTGTACCGCGCCGAAGAATTCGGCATCCAGTTCGCCCTCGGCGTCCGCGGCACGTTCTGA
- a CDS encoding CTP synthase, which produces MKYIFVTGGVVSSLGKGLTAAALGALLELRGLTVRIQKFDPYLNVDPGTMSPYQHGEVYVLEDGAETDLDLGHYERFTSGKLSRLNSLSSGQVYEAVIQKERRGDYLGKTVQVIPHVTNEIKDRIYAGGKDADILITEIGGTTGDIEGLPFLEAMRQFALEVGPKDVLFIHVTLVPYVAAAGELKTKPTQQSVAKLREIGIQPHVLVCRTERPLDADLRDKLSLFCNVPVKAVVECRDVEHSIYELPLALQAEGLDQLVLDLFGLKNPPPAKNIWVEIVRRLLTPRHEVTIGVVGKYIELQDAYKSVYESITHAGIANNCKVNVRRIDAEDLERKGGLSLLKGLDGILVPGGFGDRGTEGKIAAAKYARENKVPYYGLCLGLQIAVIEFARNVLKLAGANSTEFDPKAEHPVIAIMEEQKKIVDKGATMRLGSYECALTPGTLAAKAYGVENIRERHRHRYEVNNAYVGQLQRAGLIVSGVNPRRNLVEIVELKGHPWFLGTQAHPEFQSKPNRAHPLFAAFIAATLKCQRATKPAATADKATAKAAKRPARKRR; this is translated from the coding sequence GTGAAATACATTTTCGTCACGGGGGGCGTCGTTTCCTCATTGGGCAAAGGACTCACGGCGGCGGCGCTGGGCGCCTTGCTGGAGCTGCGCGGACTTACGGTTCGAATTCAGAAATTCGATCCGTACCTGAACGTCGACCCGGGCACCATGAGCCCGTACCAGCACGGCGAAGTGTATGTGCTCGAGGACGGCGCGGAGACCGACCTCGATCTCGGCCATTATGAGCGGTTCACCAGCGGCAAGCTGTCGCGCCTGAACAGCCTCTCTTCCGGCCAGGTGTACGAGGCCGTGATCCAGAAGGAGCGCCGCGGCGACTACCTCGGGAAGACGGTCCAGGTGATCCCGCACGTGACGAACGAGATCAAGGACCGCATCTACGCCGGCGGGAAGGATGCCGACATCCTCATCACCGAGATCGGCGGCACCACGGGCGACATCGAGGGCCTGCCGTTCCTCGAAGCGATGCGTCAGTTCGCCCTCGAGGTTGGCCCCAAGGACGTGCTCTTCATCCACGTCACCCTCGTCCCGTACGTCGCCGCCGCCGGCGAGTTGAAGACGAAGCCCACCCAGCAGTCCGTCGCGAAGCTGCGCGAGATCGGCATCCAGCCGCACGTTCTCGTCTGCCGCACGGAGCGTCCGCTCGACGCCGACCTGCGCGACAAGCTTTCGCTCTTCTGCAACGTGCCGGTGAAGGCCGTGGTCGAGTGCCGCGACGTCGAGCACTCGATCTACGAGCTGCCGCTGGCGCTCCAGGCCGAGGGGCTGGACCAGTTGGTCCTCGATCTTTTCGGGCTCAAGAATCCGCCCCCGGCGAAGAACATCTGGGTCGAGATCGTCCGCCGCCTGCTCACGCCGCGCCACGAGGTGACGATCGGCGTCGTCGGCAAGTACATCGAGCTGCAGGACGCCTACAAATCCGTGTACGAGTCGATCACGCACGCGGGCATCGCCAACAACTGCAAGGTGAACGTCCGCCGCATCGATGCCGAGGACCTCGAGCGCAAGGGCGGGCTCTCGCTCCTGAAGGGGCTCGACGGCATCCTGGTGCCGGGCGGGTTCGGCGACCGCGGCACCGAGGGCAAGATCGCGGCTGCGAAATACGCCCGCGAGAACAAGGTCCCTTACTACGGGCTCTGCCTGGGCCTGCAGATCGCGGTGATCGAGTTTGCCCGCAACGTCCTGAAGCTCGCCGGCGCCAACAGCACCGAGTTCGATCCGAAGGCCGAGCACCCCGTGATCGCGATCATGGAGGAGCAGAAGAAGATCGTGGATAAAGGCGCGACGATGCGGCTCGGCAGCTACGAGTGCGCGCTCACGCCCGGCACCCTCGCCGCGAAGGCCTACGGCGTGGAGAACATCCGCGAGCGCCACCGCCACCGCTACGAGGTGAACAACGCCTACGTGGGCCAACTGCAGCGCGCCGGGCTGATCGTCAGCGGCGTGAATCCGCGCCGCAACCTGGTCGAGATCGTGGAGCTCAAGGGCCATCCGTGGTTCCTCGGCACGCAGGCGCATCCGGAGTTCCAGTCGAAGCCCAACCGCGCGCATCCGCTCTTCGCCGCCTTCATCGCCGCCACGCTGAAGTGCCAGCGCGCGACCAAGCCCGCCGCGACCGCCGACAAAGCGACCGCCAAAGCGGCCAAGCGCCCCGCCCGTAAGCGGCGCTGA
- the kdsA gene encoding 3-deoxy-8-phosphooctulonate synthase, with translation MLFQPEKLLLIAGPCSLENERVCRTVAETLAELRRTRPALHIVFKGSFDKANRTSLAGPRGTGMEAGLALLALIKKEYGFPVLTDIHDVAQAAPVAEVCDVLQIPAFLCRQTDLLLAAAATGRVVNVKKGQFLSPQEMPYVTGKLRDGGAKEIWQTERGTTFGYQNLVVDMRSFAIMRQNGYPTVFDATHSVQLPGAGGGKSSGQREFVPPLARAALAAGADGLFLETHPDPANAISDGPNMIPLAELPALVDSCLAVSAAVKRGAV, from the coding sequence ATGCTGTTCCAACCTGAGAAGCTGCTCCTGATCGCGGGCCCGTGCTCGCTCGAGAACGAACGCGTCTGCCGCACGGTGGCCGAGACGCTGGCCGAGCTGCGTCGGACGCGGCCCGCGCTGCACATCGTCTTCAAGGGGTCGTTCGACAAGGCCAACCGCACCTCGCTCGCCGGCCCGCGCGGCACGGGGATGGAGGCAGGGCTCGCCCTGCTCGCGCTCATCAAGAAAGAGTACGGCTTTCCGGTCCTGACCGATATCCACGATGTCGCCCAGGCCGCCCCGGTCGCCGAGGTCTGCGACGTGCTGCAGATCCCCGCTTTCCTGTGTCGCCAGACCGACCTCCTGCTCGCCGCCGCCGCGACCGGTCGTGTCGTCAACGTGAAGAAGGGCCAGTTTCTCTCGCCGCAGGAGATGCCGTACGTCACCGGCAAGCTCCGCGACGGCGGGGCGAAGGAAATCTGGCAGACCGAGCGCGGGACCACGTTCGGCTACCAGAACCTGGTGGTGGACATGCGCTCGTTCGCGATCATGCGGCAGAACGGCTATCCGACGGTTTTCGATGCAACGCACAGCGTGCAGCTGCCGGGCGCCGGTGGGGGCAAGAGCTCTGGCCAGCGCGAATTCGTGCCGCCGCTCGCGCGCGCCGCGCTGGCGGCCGGCGCCGACGGCCTCTTCCTGGAAACGCATCCTGACCCGGCCAACGCGATCAGCGACGGTCCCAACATGATCCCGCTCGCGGAACTGCCGGCCCTCGTCGATTCCTGCCTCGCTGTGAGCGCCGCGGTGAAGCGCGGCGCTGTTTAA
- a CDS encoding ketoacyl-ACP synthase III, with the protein MSETVCIAGVGHAVPANIRANRDILKAFPDRTEDEIVRLTGIKERRYASENESATDLAAQAVHHALAQANMPVDQIDGIIMATIIPDQPVPSAASSLARRLGIPHALAFDLNAACSGWLYALEVGRSLIRSGSAKNLIVVTAELLSRITNPEDHDTAFLFGDGAGAAILTGGAGGHRLHRMALSGDANQFESIQRPGGGARMPWPNGTGGDLEHFYLQMDGAAVFKHAVIAFAQQIEQTLARENLKPADIAWVVPHQANERILKAVSRRVGIPYDRFVMTISKYGNTSAASVSMALGWAAEEGIFNDGDKIIFCSVGAGLTFAGGLLVW; encoded by the coding sequence ATGTCCGAGACCGTCTGCATTGCCGGCGTTGGCCACGCTGTTCCTGCGAACATCCGCGCCAACCGCGATATTCTGAAGGCCTTCCCTGACCGCACCGAGGACGAGATCGTGCGGCTGACTGGAATCAAGGAACGCCGTTACGCGTCCGAGAATGAGTCCGCCACCGATTTGGCGGCTCAGGCCGTGCATCATGCGCTGGCTCAGGCAAATATGCCGGTCGATCAGATCGACGGCATCATCATGGCCACGATCATCCCGGATCAGCCGGTGCCGTCGGCCGCCAGCAGCCTGGCGCGGCGGCTGGGGATTCCGCACGCGTTGGCCTTTGACCTGAACGCGGCCTGCTCGGGCTGGCTTTACGCGTTGGAGGTCGGGCGCTCGCTGATCCGTTCCGGTTCGGCGAAGAACCTGATCGTGGTGACTGCGGAGCTCCTGTCGCGCATCACGAATCCCGAGGACCACGACACGGCCTTCCTGTTCGGTGACGGCGCGGGCGCGGCGATCCTGACGGGTGGCGCGGGCGGGCACCGGTTGCACCGGATGGCGCTTTCGGGCGACGCGAATCAGTTCGAGTCGATCCAGCGTCCGGGTGGCGGCGCCCGTATGCCGTGGCCAAATGGGACGGGTGGCGATCTCGAGCACTTTTACCTGCAGATGGACGGTGCTGCGGTGTTCAAGCATGCGGTGATCGCGTTTGCGCAGCAGATCGAGCAGACGCTGGCGCGGGAGAACCTGAAGCCGGCGGACATCGCGTGGGTGGTGCCGCACCAGGCGAACGAGCGCATCCTCAAGGCGGTGAGCCGCCGCGTCGGGATCCCGTACGACCGCTTCGTGATGACGATCTCGAAATACGGCAACACGAGCGCGGCGAGCGTCTCGATGGCGCTCGGATGGGCGGCCGAAGAGGGCATCTTCAACGACGGCGACAAGATCATCTTCTGCTCCGTCGGCGCCGGCCTGACCTTCGCCGGCGGCCTGCTGGTCTGGTAA
- a CDS encoding 16S rRNA (uracil(1498)-N(3))-methyltransferase, with protein sequence MPDFRAYCRPATAEPTTITLSADESHHLVTVNRAREGDTVVVFDGTGSEWICELTSTKRSGAELKVRFKQKIKPLPYEITLGQALPKGPGMDAIVRKATELGTARIVPLESERTQVHFDDDRSDKKIEKWQTAALEAAKQCGNAFLPEVQPVQNATAFIEAARGYDLKLIASLQPGAKSLKSVLAAYATANGRAPKRVVWLVGPEGDFTPAEMSQAKSAGFEPITLGPLVLRCETAAVYALSVLSYELQNA encoded by the coding sequence ATGCCTGACTTCCGCGCTTACTGCCGGCCGGCAACTGCCGAGCCCACGACCATCACGCTCTCGGCCGACGAGTCCCATCACTTGGTGACCGTCAACCGCGCCCGCGAGGGCGACACCGTCGTCGTGTTCGACGGCACCGGGAGCGAGTGGATCTGCGAACTCACGAGCACGAAGCGCAGTGGCGCGGAGCTCAAGGTACGGTTCAAACAGAAGATCAAGCCGCTGCCGTACGAGATCACGCTCGGGCAGGCGCTGCCGAAGGGTCCGGGGATGGATGCGATCGTGCGCAAGGCCACGGAGCTCGGCACGGCGCGGATCGTGCCGCTGGAGAGCGAGCGGACGCAGGTGCATTTCGACGACGATCGTTCCGACAAGAAGATCGAGAAGTGGCAGACGGCCGCGCTCGAGGCGGCGAAGCAGTGCGGCAACGCGTTCCTGCCCGAGGTGCAGCCGGTGCAGAACGCCACGGCGTTCATCGAGGCGGCGCGCGGCTATGACCTGAAGCTGATCGCGAGCCTGCAGCCGGGTGCGAAGTCTCTGAAGTCGGTGCTGGCGGCGTACGCGACCGCCAACGGCCGCGCGCCGAAGCGGGTGGTGTGGCTCGTCGGCCCCGAGGGAGATTTCACGCCCGCCGAGATGAGCCAGGCGAAGTCGGCTGGTTTCGAACCCATCACGCTCGGCCCCCTGGTCCTCCGCTGCGAAACCGCGGCGGTGTACGCGCTGAGTGTTCTGAGCTACGAATTGCAGAACGCGTAG